The Agrococcus carbonis genome has a window encoding:
- a CDS encoding heavy metal translocating P-type ATPase, whose protein sequence is MRSVTKSRVDGPAIDEDDDHNGPWWTDRGILVPVLSGLAFLAGLLCEWSGATIPALVLFWIGLLLGASTFTPGAIRKLLKGKLGIGLLMTISAVGAVILGYVEEAAALAFLYSIAEALEDKAMDRARGGLRALLKLIPDTATIRRGGASAEIAAQDLTVGQILLVRPGERIATDGIVRSGRSSLDASAITGESIPVEVEPGDAVSAGAINTAGALEVETTAAGTDNSLTTIVGLVEQAQAEKGDRARLADRIARPLVPGVLILAALVALLGSLLGDPELWITRALVVLVAASPCALAISVPLTVVAAIGAASKFGVIIKSGAAFERFGTIRHVAVDKTGTLTRNEPAVTAVLTADGVSEDQALEWAAALEQRSTHPLAAAITAAAPGARAALDVTEQAGHGIEGTVEGARITVGSPRWLNAGPLASRVAGLEEQGMTVVIVHRDGTPVAAIGVRDELRPEVPEAVRTLAGQAVGVTMLTGDNARTAHALAAHAGIDDVRAELRPEDKTTAIRELSRKASTAMIGDGINDAPALAAADIGIAMGATGSDAAIESADVAFTGHDLRLIPRAFDHARRGRHIINQNIILSLLIIAALLPLALFGVLGLAAVVLVHEIAEVIVILNGLRAARTRKAA, encoded by the coding sequence ATGAGGTCCGTGACGAAGTCCCGAGTGGATGGGCCCGCAATCGACGAGGATGACGACCACAACGGGCCTTGGTGGACGGATCGAGGGATCCTCGTCCCAGTCTTATCCGGCCTCGCGTTCCTCGCAGGGCTGCTCTGCGAATGGTCGGGGGCGACGATCCCGGCCCTGGTGCTGTTCTGGATCGGCTTGCTGCTGGGCGCGTCGACGTTCACCCCCGGCGCGATCCGGAAGCTGCTCAAAGGCAAGCTCGGTATCGGGCTTCTGATGACGATCAGCGCGGTCGGCGCGGTCATCCTCGGATACGTCGAGGAAGCCGCAGCGCTGGCGTTCCTGTACTCGATCGCGGAGGCGCTGGAGGACAAGGCGATGGACCGTGCCCGCGGCGGGTTGCGGGCACTGCTGAAGCTCATCCCCGACACCGCGACCATCCGCCGCGGTGGGGCCTCTGCCGAGATCGCGGCGCAGGACCTGACCGTCGGGCAGATCTTGCTGGTCCGTCCAGGGGAGCGGATCGCGACGGACGGGATCGTCCGCTCGGGACGCAGCAGCCTGGATGCCTCCGCGATCACCGGCGAGTCGATCCCGGTCGAGGTCGAGCCCGGCGACGCCGTGTCGGCCGGGGCGATCAACACCGCTGGTGCGCTCGAGGTGGAGACGACCGCGGCGGGGACGGACAACTCGCTGACCACGATCGTGGGACTGGTCGAGCAAGCGCAGGCCGAGAAGGGCGACCGTGCCCGCCTCGCCGATCGGATCGCCCGCCCGCTGGTTCCCGGTGTGCTGATCCTCGCCGCCCTGGTCGCACTCCTCGGCTCCCTGCTCGGCGACCCCGAGCTGTGGATCACCCGCGCCCTCGTCGTGCTCGTCGCCGCTTCCCCGTGCGCGCTGGCCATCTCCGTACCGCTCACGGTTGTCGCCGCGATCGGTGCTGCCAGCAAGTTCGGCGTGATCATCAAGTCCGGCGCGGCCTTCGAGCGCTTCGGCACGATCCGCCACGTCGCCGTCGACAAGACCGGCACCCTTACCCGCAACGAGCCCGCCGTCACCGCGGTCCTCACCGCCGACGGCGTGTCAGAGGACCAGGCGCTGGAGTGGGCGGCCGCGCTGGAGCAGCGCAGCACGCACCCCCTCGCCGCAGCGATCACCGCCGCAGCGCCCGGAGCCCGCGCGGCGCTCGATGTGACCGAGCAAGCCGGACACGGCATCGAAGGCACCGTCGAAGGGGCGAGGATCACCGTCGGCAGCCCCCGCTGGCTCAATGCGGGCCCGCTCGCCAGCCGGGTCGCTGGACTGGAGGAGCAGGGCATGACGGTCGTGATCGTCCACCGCGACGGGACGCCGGTCGCCGCAATCGGCGTCCGCGACGAGCTGCGCCCCGAAGTTCCAGAGGCCGTCCGCACGCTCGCCGGCCAGGCCGTCGGCGTGACCATGCTCACCGGCGACAACGCCCGAACCGCGCACGCCCTCGCCGCGCACGCTGGAATCGACGACGTACGCGCCGAGCTCCGCCCCGAAGACAAGACGACGGCGATCCGCGAGCTGTCCCGCAAGGCAAGCACAGCGATGATCGGCGACGGCATCAACGATGCCCCCGCCCTCGCCGCCGCAGACATCGGAATCGCGATGGGAGCGACCGGGTCAGACGCTGCGATCGAGTCCGCGGATGTCGCCTTCACCGGCCACGACCTGCGCCTCATCCCGCGCGCGTTCGACCACGCTCGCCGTGGGCGCCACATCATCAATCAGAACATCATCC
- the cmtR gene encoding Cd(II)/Pb(II)-sensing metalloregulatory transcriptional regulator CmtR, with product MLTIVPRLGVMNRLGRAMADPTRSRILMALLEGPNYPAELSRQLELTRSNVSNHLTCLRDCGIVVAEPEGRQTRYEITDPHLAAALTSLVDVTLAVNEKAPCVDASCTVPGCCARADA from the coding sequence ATGCTGACTATTGTTCCGCGTCTCGGCGTCATGAACCGGCTCGGCCGGGCGATGGCCGATCCGACGCGCTCCCGGATTTTGATGGCGCTGCTCGAGGGCCCGAACTACCCCGCCGAGCTCTCGCGACAGTTGGAGTTGACGCGGTCGAACGTGTCGAACCACCTGACGTGTCTGCGCGACTGCGGCATCGTGGTCGCCGAGCCCGAGGGCAGGCAGACCCGCTACGAGATCACCGACCCTCACCTTGCGGCGGCGCTGACCTCGCTCGTGGACGTGACGCTGGCCGTGAATGAAAAAGCGCCGTGCGTGGACGCCTCGTGCACCGTGCCGGGCTGCTGCGCGCGAGCGGACGCATGA
- a CDS encoding NlpC/P60 family protein: MPSPIHNTNSTDSRNGPRMTRASIGLGVRRVGVIAIAAALATPLAAPALAADPGSGQPLPNMVIDAQAVSGVVTAGDNGLSDDRLDVQATTAEELSQIRAELEAALEREETLEREEALERQERAGQAAATGTAGNGAGAPSATQAEPVTAAGATGSVIADAAIAQVGVSQDCVAMVRRAIGAAGLPYSGMSSLFNLGPTIPMSAASPGDVIYYADGGVGRAHIGIYIGGGRAVHGGWSGFNTVIAGVDIGGSAPVFIDIT, translated from the coding sequence GTGCCAAGCCCGATCCACAACACCAATTCCACCGACTCGCGCAACGGGCCGCGCATGACCCGAGCCTCCATCGGTCTGGGCGTACGCCGCGTCGGCGTGATCGCCATCGCCGCTGCCCTCGCAACACCTCTCGCGGCGCCGGCCCTCGCCGCCGACCCCGGCTCCGGGCAGCCGCTCCCGAACATGGTTATCGACGCACAGGCGGTGTCGGGCGTCGTGACCGCCGGCGACAACGGCCTCAGCGACGACCGCCTCGATGTCCAGGCCACGACCGCCGAAGAGCTTTCCCAGATCCGGGCAGAACTGGAAGCAGCGCTGGAACGCGAGGAAACGCTAGAACGCGAGGAAGCGCTGGAGCGACAGGAACGGGCAGGACAGGCGGCCGCGACCGGTACCGCAGGCAACGGTGCCGGAGCTCCGAGCGCCACGCAGGCGGAGCCCGTGACTGCAGCCGGAGCCACCGGCAGCGTCATCGCGGATGCCGCAATCGCGCAGGTCGGCGTCTCCCAGGACTGCGTCGCCATGGTGCGCCGCGCAATCGGGGCCGCGGGACTGCCGTACTCGGGAATGAGCTCGCTGTTCAATCTCGGTCCGACGATCCCGATGTCAGCTGCTTCGCCCGGCGACGTCATCTACTACGCAGACGGCGGGGTGGGTCGCGCGCACATCGGCATCTACATCGGCGGTGGACGCGCCGTACATGGCGGTTGGTCAGGCTTCAACACCGTGATCGCCGGTGTCGACATCGGAGGTTCAGCACCGGTGTTCATCGACATCACCTGA
- a CDS encoding TlpA family protein disulfide reductase: MLTRYSMAGAAERADRSQRGSKLSTQSFPGRSSRSTVRGLLIPAVTVSALVLTGCGSAAGVDGQGGDAGYIAGDGIVTEIAPEARAAPGSFTGPLATGGEFDSATLDGVALVNFWYAACPPCRVEAPVLADLHAEYGDRVDFIGINVRDGAAQALAFEEEFGIEYPSVLDDQSAQGQLAFAGIVAPNAVPSTIILDAEGRVAARVSGAVTDTSILATLLQEELER, encoded by the coding sequence ATGCTCACCCGGTACTCCATGGCTGGCGCTGCCGAGCGCGCTGATCGATCCCAGCGTGGGTCCAAGCTCTCGACACAGAGCTTCCCTGGCCGCAGCAGCCGCTCCACGGTCCGTGGTCTCTTGATCCCGGCGGTCACGGTGAGTGCGCTGGTGCTCACCGGCTGCGGCAGCGCAGCAGGTGTCGACGGCCAGGGCGGCGATGCCGGCTACATCGCGGGCGACGGTATCGTCACGGAGATCGCGCCGGAAGCGCGCGCCGCTCCCGGATCGTTCACCGGCCCCTTGGCCACCGGCGGCGAGTTCGACTCCGCAACGCTCGACGGGGTCGCGCTCGTCAACTTCTGGTACGCCGCCTGCCCGCCCTGCCGCGTCGAGGCGCCCGTGCTCGCGGACCTGCACGCCGAGTATGGTGACCGAGTCGACTTCATCGGGATCAACGTGCGCGATGGCGCCGCCCAGGCGCTGGCCTTCGAGGAGGAGTTCGGCATCGAATACCCTTCGGTGCTCGACGACCAATCCGCTCAGGGCCAGCTTGCGTTCGCAGGCATCGTCGCCCCCAACGCGGTGCCATCGACGATCATCCTCGACGCCGAGGGTCGTGTCGCTGCGCGCGTCTCCGGTGCCGTCACGGACACCAGCATTCTCGCGACCCTGCTGCAGGAGGAACTGGAGCGATGA
- a CDS encoding cytochrome c biogenesis CcdA family protein, whose protein sequence is MSRLLVLSGALDPGGAVLSGQLLLSVPIALLAGIVSFASPCILPLVPGYLGLMGSLVGEEGGRARLITGVALFVGGLTAVFVLGTALVGTISSFLLVWSAVLVRVLGVLLILLGMVFVGQFRVLQRVWKPPQLKGGGMWTAPIVGIIFALGWTPCSGPTLAAISALTVTTGSAWQGALLGFAYALGLGIPFLLLAMGLGWMGSAMAWMRRHIRAINIGGGVTLMIIGLLMVTGVWDAIMNEMQGWIPSYVTII, encoded by the coding sequence ATGAGCCGGCTGCTCGTGCTGAGCGGTGCCCTGGACCCAGGCGGGGCCGTGCTCAGCGGGCAACTGCTGCTCTCCGTCCCGATCGCGCTGCTTGCGGGCATCGTCTCCTTCGCGAGTCCCTGCATCCTGCCGCTGGTCCCGGGTTATCTGGGCCTGATGGGATCGCTGGTCGGGGAGGAGGGCGGCCGTGCCAGGCTCATCACCGGCGTGGCGCTCTTCGTCGGCGGCTTGACCGCCGTGTTCGTGCTCGGCACCGCCCTCGTCGGCACCATCAGCTCGTTCCTGCTCGTTTGGTCCGCGGTGCTCGTGCGCGTTCTCGGCGTGCTGCTGATCCTGCTGGGGATGGTGTTCGTCGGGCAGTTCCGGGTCCTCCAACGCGTATGGAAGCCGCCGCAACTGAAGGGCGGCGGAATGTGGACAGCGCCAATTGTGGGGATCATCTTCGCGCTCGGCTGGACCCCGTGCTCGGGCCCGACCCTAGCCGCCATCAGCGCTCTCACCGTCACCACCGGTAGCGCCTGGCAAGGCGCCCTCCTCGGCTTCGCCTACGCCCTGGGGCTGGGCATACCGTTCCTGCTGCTCGCGATGGGGCTTGGCTGGATGGGCTCGGCGATGGCGTGGATGCGACGGCACATCCGGGCAATCAACATCGGCGGAGGTGTCACTCTGATGATCATCGGCCTACTGATGGTGACCGGTGTCTGGGACGCGATCATGAACGAGATGCAGGGGTGGATCCCCTCGTATGTCACGATCATCTAG
- a CDS encoding cytochrome c biogenesis protein ResB produces MDVAGADLYLISNGYAPRISVRDAEGELVYDEYTPFLAQDDLMTSWA; encoded by the coding sequence GTGGACGTCGCGGGCGCTGACCTCTACCTGATCTCCAACGGCTATGCACCGCGCATCTCGGTGCGCGATGCCGAGGGTGAGCTCGTCTACGACGAGTACACCCCATTCCTGGCGCAGGACGACCTGATGACGAGCTGGGCGTGA
- a CDS encoding cytochrome c oxidase assembly protein, with translation MSAADAVGLTPPSFDQFLLPVSSSALVLPTISILLAIVYVAGVVRLLRHGHRWPWLRTACFLLACLLVAVVTGAGVDAYGRLMFSIFMFQQLALMVVIAPLLVLGSPGTLLLRATPHRGLGNTVLRVALCGLRSRAARFALHPALVIPLMLLSFFGLYFGGVADVVLRFWFGHILLEVVFLIVGILITAPLVSSDPLPRRTSYPSRMFDVFLEMQVHAAFGLVMLFSATPVVPYFAAAAPEAWEVDPVRDQGIAGILAWTFGELPLLAMLIVTLARWRRQDTRQAGRDQRRADEDAEAYNEYLRRLQQRAQGSDADRQS, from the coding sequence ATGAGCGCCGCCGACGCCGTCGGTCTGACGCCCCCGAGCTTCGACCAGTTCCTGCTCCCGGTCTCTTCGTCCGCGCTTGTGTTGCCGACGATCTCCATTCTGCTCGCCATCGTTTACGTGGCGGGGGTCGTGCGATTGCTACGGCACGGACATCGTTGGCCGTGGCTGCGCACCGCCTGCTTCCTGCTCGCCTGCCTGCTGGTGGCGGTGGTCACGGGCGCAGGCGTCGACGCCTATGGCCGGCTGATGTTCTCCATATTCATGTTCCAGCAGCTCGCCTTGATGGTGGTGATCGCCCCGTTGCTCGTTCTCGGATCCCCGGGAACCCTGCTCCTGCGCGCCACACCGCATCGTGGCCTGGGCAACACCGTGCTCCGAGTCGCGCTGTGTGGATTGCGTTCGAGAGCGGCTCGATTCGCGCTGCATCCGGCGCTCGTCATCCCGTTGATGCTGCTGTCCTTTTTCGGACTCTACTTCGGTGGCGTCGCGGATGTGGTGCTGCGATTCTGGTTCGGCCACATCCTTCTTGAAGTCGTGTTCCTCATCGTGGGGATCCTGATCACCGCGCCGCTGGTGTCTTCGGATCCGCTCCCGCGCCGGACCTCGTATCCGAGCCGGATGTTCGATGTGTTTCTCGAGATGCAGGTTCATGCCGCGTTCGGGCTCGTGATGCTGTTCTCGGCGACGCCGGTCGTCCCCTACTTCGCCGCCGCTGCTCCGGAAGCGTGGGAGGTCGACCCGGTTCGCGACCAGGGGATTGCCGGGATTCTGGCATGGACGTTCGGAGAGTTGCCGCTGCTCGCGATGCTGATCGTGACGCTCGCACGATGGCGACGCCAAGACACGAGGCAAGCCGGGCGGGACCAGCGCCGCGCCGATGAAGACGCGGAGGCATACAACGAGTACCTGCGGCGGCTGCAGCAGCGGGCCCAGGGCAGCGACGCGGACCGGCAGAGCTGA
- the ccsB gene encoding c-type cytochrome biogenesis protein CcsB produces MAVYTLAFIAYAIDVARRSATKIVPAEARMPVGAGAPTSAAEPTVAGTPGAAAGRGARIGFTLTVLAWALHLGATLLRGLAAGRVPWANMYEFALTGVAVIVGVFVLSRLWKDLNFLGVFFTGLATVFLGVATVNYYVAPTPLPPALQTYWLVIHVFVATLATGFMGLGTGLSILQLIKEKRDNGFLRSLPSPVQLEDLAYRVGVIGFIFWTFTLIAGAIWAEHAWGRYWGWDTKEVWTFVIWVVYAGYIHARATRGWRGSRSAWLQIIGFAAIIFNFTIVNQFFTGLHAYSGL; encoded by the coding sequence ATGGCGGTGTACACGCTCGCGTTCATCGCCTACGCGATCGACGTCGCGCGCCGCTCGGCGACAAAGATCGTGCCCGCCGAAGCGCGCATGCCCGTCGGCGCTGGCGCGCCAACGTCCGCGGCCGAGCCGACGGTGGCCGGCACCCCGGGCGCGGCAGCCGGGCGCGGCGCCCGCATCGGTTTCACGCTGACCGTGCTCGCATGGGCGCTCCACCTGGGCGCGACACTGCTGCGCGGGCTGGCTGCCGGACGGGTGCCGTGGGCGAACATGTACGAGTTCGCCCTCACCGGCGTCGCCGTCATCGTCGGCGTGTTCGTGCTGTCGCGGCTGTGGAAAGACCTGAACTTCCTAGGGGTGTTCTTCACCGGGCTTGCGACCGTGTTCCTGGGCGTTGCGACGGTCAACTACTACGTAGCGCCCACACCGCTACCGCCCGCCCTGCAGACGTACTGGCTCGTCATTCACGTCTTCGTCGCGACGCTCGCGACCGGCTTCATGGGCCTCGGCACGGGCCTGAGCATCCTGCAGCTCATCAAGGAGAAGCGCGACAACGGCTTCCTGCGGTCGCTGCCGAGCCCGGTGCAGCTCGAGGATCTCGCCTACCGGGTCGGCGTGATCGGGTTCATCTTCTGGACCTTCACGCTCATCGCGGGCGCGATCTGGGCGGAGCACGCCTGGGGCCGCTACTGGGGCTGGGACACGAAGGAGGTGTGGACCTTCGTGATCTGGGTCGTGTACGCGGGCTACATCCACGCGCGTGCGACGCGCGGCTGGCGCGGCTCTCGTTCGGCGTGGCTGCAGATCATCGGCTTCGCAGCGATCATCTTCAACTTCACGATCGTCAACCAATTCTTCACCGGCCTGCACGCGTATAGCGGGCTTTGA